The following are encoded together in the Capsulimonas corticalis genome:
- a CDS encoding flagellin has protein sequence MSTRINTNTTAYMAAQNLSNNSDKLSQNIQRLSSGMRINSAADDAAGLVISQNMKAQSIGLQQATSNTNDAINVAKTAEGAMGQVQSLLMSMRQLAVHASNAGVNSAADVAADQTQLASALQSINRIATTTQFSNKKLLDGSASSAATTTSGAASITGTGNSAGLTVVAQGSWSAANTFSTATITGATKSTTISGATGNSGADAFFNGSLTINGQAYTIGSAGNNLNAAGITNAIQASGYTASLDATNGHLVLTSTAAGAGAAAPVVDMTGLSTAALATGAATASSTLTSTDYRGADATMNIGGGSGITSVASSTQNGTSSFTFANGTVVTSTTAVAAVAAETSASTNAATTPNSSANLLTGSNTFKTVAGTSTTGQDLQFQIGSNSGQTASSRISSVATDQLGKNASNYTDANGSSQQVYTDSIKNIDLTTFKGAQDAIAVIDKAISDISSARASVGSFQSNVLQSNVQSLSIASQNVQASMSSIVDTNLSSEIVDYTKNQILVQAGTSALGQANQAPQAILRLLQ, from the coding sequence ATGTCTACTCGTATCAACACAAACACCACCGCGTACATGGCCGCTCAGAACCTGAGCAACAACAGTGACAAGCTTTCCCAGAACATCCAGCGCCTCTCGTCCGGTATGCGCATCAACTCCGCCGCCGATGACGCCGCCGGTCTGGTCATTTCCCAGAACATGAAGGCGCAGTCGATCGGTTTGCAGCAGGCGACCTCCAACACGAACGACGCCATCAACGTCGCCAAGACGGCCGAAGGCGCCATGGGCCAGGTCCAGTCGCTCCTGATGTCCATGCGACAGCTCGCCGTCCACGCCAGCAACGCCGGCGTCAACTCCGCCGCCGATGTCGCCGCCGACCAGACACAGCTCGCATCCGCCCTGCAGTCCATCAACCGTATCGCGACCACCACGCAGTTCAGCAATAAGAAGCTGCTCGACGGATCCGCAAGCTCCGCCGCCACCACCACCAGTGGTGCGGCCAGCATCACCGGAACCGGAAACAGCGCTGGGCTGACCGTCGTCGCCCAGGGATCCTGGTCCGCCGCCAACACGTTCAGCACGGCCACCATCACCGGCGCCACCAAGTCCACCACGATCTCGGGAGCCACCGGCAACTCCGGCGCCGACGCCTTCTTCAACGGCTCGCTGACCATCAACGGCCAGGCCTACACGATCGGCTCCGCCGGCAACAACCTGAACGCCGCCGGCATCACCAACGCCATCCAGGCCAGCGGATACACCGCCAGCCTCGACGCCACCAACGGACACCTGGTCCTCACCTCCACCGCGGCGGGAGCCGGCGCAGCCGCTCCGGTCGTGGACATGACGGGTCTGAGCACGGCGGCCCTGGCCACCGGCGCCGCCACCGCGTCCAGCACCCTGACGAGCACGGACTACCGAGGCGCGGACGCCACGATGAACATCGGCGGCGGTTCGGGTATCACGAGCGTGGCCAGCTCCACGCAGAACGGCACGTCCTCATTCACCTTCGCCAACGGCACGGTCGTCACCTCGACGACGGCGGTCGCGGCGGTGGCGGCGGAGACCTCGGCCTCGACGAACGCGGCGACCACGCCGAACTCCAGCGCCAACCTGCTGACCGGTTCGAACACCTTCAAGACGGTGGCCGGCACAAGCACCACGGGCCAGGACCTGCAGTTCCAGATCGGCTCCAACAGCGGCCAGACGGCTTCTTCGCGGATCTCCAGCGTGGCGACGGATCAGCTGGGCAAGAACGCATCGAACTACACGGACGCTAACGGCAGCTCGCAGCAGGTGTACACGGACAGCATCAAGAATATCGACCTGACGACCTTCAAGGGCGCCCAGGATGCGATCGCGGTCATCGACAAGGCGATCTCGGACATCTCCTCGGCTCGCGCTTCGGTCGGCTCCTTCCAGTCGAACGTGCTTCAGTCCAACGTTCAGTCGCTGAGCATCGCTTCCCAGAACGTTCAGGCTTCCATGTCCTCGATCGTGGACACGAACCTGAGCTCGGAGATCGTGGACTACACGAAGAACCAGATCCTGGTTCAGGCGGGCACGTCGGCTCTGGGACAGGCCAACCAGGCGCCTCAGGCCATCCTGCGCCTCCTTCAATAA
- a CDS encoding flagellin yields MSTRINTNTTAYMAAQNLSNNSDKLSQNIQRLSSGMRINSAADDAAGLVISQSMKAQSIGLSQATSNTNDAINVAKTAEGAMGQVQSLLMSMRQLAVHASNAGVNSAADVAADQTQLASALQSIDRIATTTQFSNKKLLDGSASSAATTTSGAASVTGTGNSAGLTVVAQGSWSAANTFSTATITGATQSTTISGATGNSGADAFFNGSLTINGQAYTIGSAGNNLNAAGITNAIQASGYTASLDATNGHLVLTSTAAGAGAAAPVVDMTGLSTAALATGAATASSTLTSTDYRGADATMNIGGGSGLTSVASSTQNGTSSFTFANGTVVTSTTAVAAVAAETSASTNAATTPNSSANLLTGSNTFKTVAGTSTTGQDLQFQIGSNSGQTASSRISSVATDQLGKSAANYTDANGSSQQVFTDSIKNIDLTTFKGAQDAIAVIDKAISDISTARASIGAFQSNVLQSNVTSLSIASQNVQASMSSIVDTNLSSEIVDYTKNQILVQAGTSALGQANQAPQAILKLLQ; encoded by the coding sequence ATGTCTACCCGTATCAACACAAACACCACCGCGTACATGGCCGCTCAGAACCTGAGCAACAACAGCGACAAGCTTTCCCAGAACATCCAGCGCCTTTCGTCCGGCATGCGCATCAACTCCGCCGCCGATGACGCCGCCGGTCTGGTCATCTCCCAGAGCATGAAGGCGCAGTCGATCGGTCTCAGCCAAGCGACCTCCAACACGAACGACGCCATCAACGTCGCCAAGACGGCCGAAGGCGCCATGGGCCAGGTCCAGTCGCTCCTGATGTCCATGCGACAGCTCGCCGTCCACGCCAGCAACGCCGGCGTCAACTCCGCCGCCGATGTCGCCGCCGACCAGACACAGCTCGCATCCGCCCTGCAGTCCATCGACCGTATCGCGACCACCACGCAGTTCAGCAATAAGAAGCTGCTCGACGGATCCGCAAGCTCCGCCGCCACCACCACCAGCGGTGCGGCCAGCGTCACCGGAACCGGAAACAGCGCCGGACTGACCGTCGTCGCCCAGGGATCCTGGTCCGCCGCTAACACGTTCAGCACGGCCACCATCACCGGCGCCACTCAGTCCACCACGATCTCGGGAGCCACCGGCAACTCCGGAGCCGACGCCTTCTTCAACGGCTCGCTGACCATCAACGGCCAGGCCTACACGATCGGCTCCGCCGGCAACAACCTGAACGCCGCCGGCATCACCAACGCCATCCAGGCCAGCGGATACACCGCCAGCCTCGACGCCACCAACGGTCACCTGGTCCTCACCTCCACCGCGGCGGGAGCCGGCGCAGCCGCTCCGGTCGTGGACATGACGGGTCTGAGCACGGCGGCCCTGGCCACCGGCGCCGCCACCGCGTCCAGCACCCTGACGAGCACGGACTACCGAGGCGCGGACGCCACGATGAACATCGGCGGCGGTTCGGGTCTCACGAGCGTGGCCAGCTCCACGCAGAACGGCACGTCCTCGTTCACCTTCGCCAACGGCACGGTCGTCACCTCGACGACGGCGGTCGCGGCGGTGGCGGCGGAGACCTCGGCCTCGACGAACGCGGCGACCACGCCGAACTCCAGCGCCAACCTGCTGACCGGTTCGAACACCTTCAAGACGGTGGCCGGCACGAGCACCACGGGCCAGGACCTGCAGTTCCAGATCGGCTCCAACAGCGGCCAGACGGCTTCTTCGCGGATCTCCAGCGTGGCGACGGATCAGCTGGGCAAGAGCGCGGCGAACTACACGGACGCTAACGGCAGCTCGCAGCAGGTCTTCACGGACAGCATCAAGAATATCGACCTGACGACCTTCAAGGGCGCTCAGGACGCGATCGCGGTCATCGACAAGGCGATCTCGGATATCTCGACGGCCCGCGCTTCGATCGGCGCGTTCCAGTCGAACGTGCTTCAGTCCAACGTCACCTCGCTGAGCATCGCTTCCCAGAACGTTCAGGCTTCCATGTCCTCGATCGTGGACACGAACCTGAGCTCGGAAATCGTGGACTACACGAAGAACCAGATCCTGGTTCAGGCGGGTACGTCGGCTCTGGGACAGGCCAACCAGGCGCCTCAGGCCATCCTGAAGCTTCTCCAATAA